A DNA window from Parabacteroides johnsonii DSM 18315 contains the following coding sequences:
- the thiL gene encoding thiamine-phosphate kinase, with translation MSNRTEISTLGEFGLIRHLTNRIEIKNNSTIKGVGDDAAILSYENKQVLVTTDLLLEGIHFDLTYVPLKHLGYKSAVVNFSDIYAMNGLPKQITVSLGISKRFSVEDVEDFYAGLKLACDVYGVDIVGGDTSASLTGLCISITCIGEGEKDKVVLRSGAQETDLICVSGDLGAAYMGLQLLEREKRIFKGEKDFTPDFTGKEYLLERQLKPEARKDIIEMLRYAGIIPTAMMDISDGLSSELLHISKESNVGCRVYEDRIPIDYQTAAMAEQFNMNLVTAALNGGEDYELLFTVPLIDHDKVSEMKGVKIIGHITKPDLGNYLVGRDGGEVELKAQGWNSLEE, from the coding sequence ATGAGTAATAGGACAGAAATATCAACATTAGGCGAATTCGGTTTGATTCGTCATCTGACTAATAGAATTGAAATAAAGAACAATAGTACGATAAAGGGCGTAGGCGATGATGCTGCAATCCTCTCCTATGAGAATAAACAAGTGCTTGTTACCACCGATCTATTATTGGAAGGTATTCATTTCGACTTGACTTACGTACCTCTAAAACATCTCGGATATAAATCGGCTGTTGTAAATTTTTCCGATATTTATGCAATGAACGGTCTGCCTAAGCAGATCACTGTATCACTTGGCATCTCCAAACGTTTTTCTGTTGAAGATGTAGAAGATTTTTATGCTGGGCTAAAGCTGGCCTGTGATGTGTATGGAGTTGACATTGTCGGAGGAGATACTTCTGCTTCTTTAACAGGACTTTGCATCAGTATCACTTGCATAGGGGAAGGAGAAAAAGACAAAGTTGTTCTTCGCAGTGGAGCCCAGGAAACGGATTTGATATGTGTTTCCGGTGATTTAGGAGCTGCTTATATGGGATTACAATTATTAGAACGAGAAAAACGGATATTTAAAGGTGAAAAAGATTTCACTCCAGATTTTACAGGCAAAGAATATCTATTGGAACGCCAGTTAAAACCGGAAGCACGTAAAGATATTATCGAGATGCTTCGTTATGCAGGGATTATCCCAACAGCAATGATGGATATATCAGACGGTCTTTCTTCCGAACTTTTACACATTTCAAAAGAAAGTAATGTCGGATGTCGTGTATATGAAGATAGAATTCCTATCGATTATCAAACAGCTGCAATGGCTGAACAATTTAATATGAACTTGGTAACCGCAGCTTTAAATGGTGGTGAAGACTATGAACTACTTTTCACTGTTCCTCTCATCGATCATGACAAAGTATCTGAAATGAAAGGTGTTAAAATAATCGGTCATATTACAAAACCAGATCTCGGTAACTACCTGGTAGGCCGTGATGGAGGCGAAGTCGAACTAAAAGCACAAGGTTGGAATTCTTTGGAGGAATAA
- a CDS encoding site-specific integrase, which yields MERKRFSVLFFIKRSKLLKNGEAPVRVRVTYDRLYVELQLKRSVKVPLWSQEKEKSTGKDRNSVELNHYIDALRVKFYQIYQDLELEGKIISARAIVNRYQGKDETFKTLYNVFKEHNDNCRKLIGTDYADITVRRYDNCLKYLMELVRRDYKVDDMLLREVNGELVRKFDLYLKTEKHCAQNTVIRYMKCFKKVINLAIANEWLTKNPFAGIKFHEVEVNKQFLSQAEINRIWQKEFRIERLELVRDVFIFCVYTGLAFIDVYNLRPEHISEDSNGNLWIVKPREKTNNLCNIPLLSIPKQILEKYKDNPYCMDKGTLLPVPCNQKMNSYLKEIADLCGIKKNLTTHTARHSFASVIALANNVSLPNVAKMLGHSSTRMTQHYAKVLDQTILRDMQIVESKISKN from the coding sequence ATGGAAAGAAAAAGATTCAGCGTGTTGTTCTTCATCAAGCGTAGCAAACTGTTAAAAAACGGGGAAGCACCCGTGCGTGTGCGTGTCACTTATGACCGCCTATACGTGGAACTTCAACTAAAGCGGAGCGTAAAAGTCCCACTTTGGTCGCAGGAAAAAGAGAAATCGACAGGCAAAGACCGAAACTCCGTGGAACTTAACCATTACATTGACGCCCTGCGTGTAAAATTCTATCAGATTTACCAAGACTTGGAACTGGAGGGAAAGATTATCTCCGCACGTGCCATAGTGAACCGCTATCAGGGAAAGGACGAGACTTTCAAGACATTATACAATGTGTTCAAGGAGCATAACGACAACTGCCGGAAGCTAATCGGGACGGACTATGCCGACATCACCGTAAGACGTTACGATAACTGCCTTAAATATCTCATGGAACTGGTTAGACGTGACTACAAGGTAGATGATATGCTGTTGCGTGAGGTAAACGGAGAACTGGTGCGTAAATTCGATTTATACCTAAAGACGGAGAAACATTGCGCACAGAACACCGTTATCCGGTACATGAAATGCTTCAAGAAAGTGATAAACCTTGCCATTGCCAACGAGTGGCTGACAAAGAACCCGTTTGCCGGAATCAAGTTTCACGAGGTAGAGGTAAACAAACAGTTCCTAAGCCAAGCCGAGATTAACCGGATATGGCAGAAAGAGTTCAGGATTGAACGGCTGGAACTGGTACGGGATGTTTTTATCTTTTGCGTATATACCGGGCTGGCATTCATAGACGTGTATAATCTGCGCCCCGAACATATTTCAGAGGACAGCAACGGCAACCTGTGGATAGTGAAACCCCGCGAAAAAACAAACAACCTTTGTAACATCCCGCTTTTGAGCATTCCCAAACAGATACTTGAAAAATATAAGGATAACCCCTACTGCATGGATAAAGGAACTTTGTTGCCTGTTCCCTGCAATCAGAAGATGAACAGTTACCTGAAAGAGATTGCCGACCTGTGTGGAATCAAAAAGAACCTGACCACGCACACAGCCCGCCACAGTTTCGCATCGGTTATCGCACTGGCTAACAACGTGTCACTGCCGAACGTGGCTAAAATGCTGGGGCATTCATCCACCCGAATGACACAGCACTACGCAAAGGTATTAGACCAAACAATATTAAGGGATATGCAGATAGTGGAATCTAAAATTTCAAAGAATTAA